One genomic segment of Paenibacillus sp. FSL H8-0332 includes these proteins:
- a CDS encoding aminopeptidase has translation MNDPRIQKLAANLVGYSVNVQPGENVLVEMIGSERDLIKAVVEEVGKAGGRAFVQLTDRTVLRSMLKYATPEGIKTWAEIDLNRMKQMDCYIGIRAGENVNDLSDVPEENMKLYNSLYSHPVHSEQRVKHTKWVVLRYPNASMAQLANTSTEAFEDFYFEVCNLDYAKMDKAQDSLAELMRRTDKVRIAGPGTDLTFSIKGIGAEKCSGQKNIPDGEVYSAPVRDSVNGTISYNAASIYNGVTFENVKFTFENGRIVEASSNDTARLNEILDSDDGARHIGEFAIGFNPYILHPMKDILFDEKIAGSLHFTPGQAYDVTDNGNRSSIHWDLVLIQRPDYGGGEIYFDDVLIRKDGIFVVPELEGLNPENLK, from the coding sequence ATGAATGATCCACGGATTCAAAAGCTTGCGGCGAACCTTGTAGGTTACTCCGTAAACGTACAGCCCGGCGAGAACGTGCTCGTCGAAATGATCGGCAGTGAACGAGATTTGATCAAAGCCGTTGTGGAGGAAGTAGGGAAGGCCGGAGGCCGTGCATTTGTGCAGCTGACCGACCGCACCGTTCTGCGCAGTATGCTCAAATATGCAACACCTGAAGGAATTAAGACCTGGGCGGAGATCGATTTGAACCGGATGAAACAGATGGACTGCTATATCGGCATCCGTGCCGGTGAGAATGTAAATGATTTGTCCGATGTGCCGGAAGAGAACATGAAGCTCTACAACTCCCTGTATTCCCACCCGGTACATAGCGAACAGCGCGTTAAGCACACCAAATGGGTGGTGCTGCGCTATCCTAACGCCAGTATGGCCCAGCTTGCCAACACGAGCACTGAGGCTTTCGAGGACTTTTACTTTGAAGTCTGCAATTTGGATTATGCCAAAATGGACAAGGCCCAGGATTCGCTGGCTGAGCTTATGCGCAGAACCGACAAGGTGCGTATCGCAGGTCCCGGAACAGACCTTACGTTCTCTATCAAGGGAATCGGAGCGGAGAAATGCTCCGGCCAGAAAAATATTCCGGACGGAGAAGTGTACAGCGCGCCTGTCCGCGATTCCGTGAATGGAACGATCAGTTATAATGCCGCATCGATCTATAACGGGGTAACCTTCGAGAATGTGAAGTTCACGTTCGAGAACGGCCGGATCGTAGAGGCTTCCAGCAATGATACCGCGCGGCTGAATGAAATTCTGGATTCCGACGACGGCGCACGCCATATCGGCGAGTTCGCCATCGGCTTCAATCCGTACATTCTGCATCCAATGAAGGATATTCTGTTCGATGAGAAAATTGCCGGCAGTCTGCACTTCACACCCGGCCAGGCTTATGATGTAACGGACAACGGCAACCGTTCGTCTATTCACTGGGACCTCGTTCTCATTCAGCGTCCCGATTACGGCGGCGGCGAAATTTACTTCGACGATGTGCTGATCCGCAAGGATGGAATTTTTGTGGTGCCGGAGCTGGAAGGTCTGAATCCGGAGAACTTGAAATAA
- a CDS encoding HPr family phosphocarrier protein, which produces MSNNAAIVDIAQTASQFNSSIVLQADNKYIDVKSILGLFTTLVSSQSYELHVHGTDAEEAKKAMSEVFAKHNLNFTVVAE; this is translated from the coding sequence ATGTCCAACAATGCGGCAATCGTGGATATTGCACAGACAGCAAGCCAATTTAATTCATCTATCGTTCTTCAAGCGGACAACAAGTACATTGATGTTAAGAGCATCCTGGGCTTGTTCACTACCCTGGTATCCAGCCAAAGCTACGAGCTGCATGTACATGGCACAGATGCCGAGGAAGCCAAGAAAGCCATGAGCGAAGTTTTCGCCAAACACAATTTGAATTTCACAGTAGTAGCAGAGTAA
- a CDS encoding YlaN family protein has translation MTSSDLQEQLNIKAINLLQEDADKIQKLIEVQMENLATRYCPLYEEVLDTQMYGFSREVDFAVRAGLVPELTGKQVLSKLERNLAVLYEALNKKAEEREM, from the coding sequence ATGACTTCATCGGATTTGCAGGAACAGCTCAATATCAAAGCAATCAATCTTCTTCAAGAAGATGCCGATAAAATTCAGAAGCTCATTGAAGTACAGATGGAGAATTTGGCAACCCGTTACTGCCCTCTCTATGAGGAAGTGCTGGATACCCAGATGTACGGCTTCTCCAGAGAGGTCGATTTTGCGGTCAGAGCAGGGCTGGTGCCGGAGCTTACCGGCAAGCAGGTGCTGAGCAAGCTGGAACGTAATTTAGCTGTATTGTACGAGGCACTGAACAAGAAGGCTGAGGAGCGGGAGATGTAA
- the cax gene encoding calcium/proton exchanger: MKKWISPALLVISFILSAIGHYANWDHTLQFVLSAVSVIFVAGFLGRATESVAHYAGQRLGGFLNATFGNAAELIIAFFLVKEGLFDMVKASLTGSIIGNLLLVLGLSIFAGGMKFKVQNFNVTLAGLNGSLMIVAVIALFVPAMFFNTHSITEKDTDVLSLVVAGLLIAAYLAWLVFSMITHKKYLADVTDDTAEELPNEHAPVWSRNRSILYLVLATVMVAFVSEWLVGTLETLTERFGFSELFVGAFLVAIIGNAAEHSAAIMLAMKNKIGAAVEIAVGSSLQIALFVAPVLIFASYFMGNTMSIVFTTIEIVAIAVSVFIAKSIIQDGSTNWYEGLLLLAVYLILGVSFYLV, encoded by the coding sequence TTGAAAAAATGGATCTCACCGGCGCTGCTGGTCATCAGCTTCATCCTTAGCGCCATAGGGCATTATGCGAATTGGGATCATACCCTTCAGTTCGTATTGTCCGCCGTTTCAGTCATCTTCGTGGCCGGTTTCCTCGGCCGGGCAACAGAGAGCGTAGCCCACTATGCCGGACAGCGGCTTGGCGGGTTCCTTAACGCTACCTTCGGCAATGCAGCCGAGCTGATCATCGCCTTCTTCCTGGTCAAGGAAGGACTGTTTGACATGGTTAAAGCGAGTCTGACCGGCTCCATCATCGGCAACCTGCTGCTCGTCCTCGGACTGAGTATTTTTGCCGGGGGCATGAAGTTCAAGGTTCAGAACTTCAATGTCACCCTCGCCGGTCTGAACGGCTCGCTGATGATTGTTGCGGTCATCGCCTTGTTCGTCCCGGCTATGTTCTTCAACACCCACTCCATCACGGAGAAAGACACCGATGTCCTAAGCCTGGTCGTCGCCGGCCTGCTGATTGCCGCCTACCTCGCCTGGCTGGTCTTCTCCATGATTACACACAAGAAATACCTGGCGGATGTTACAGACGACACTGCGGAAGAGCTGCCGAATGAGCATGCTCCCGTCTGGTCCCGGAACCGTTCGATCCTCTATCTGGTCCTTGCCACAGTGATGGTCGCCTTCGTCAGTGAATGGCTGGTCGGGACGCTGGAGACTCTCACCGAACGCTTCGGCTTCAGCGAGCTGTTCGTCGGCGCATTCCTCGTAGCGATTATCGGTAACGCCGCGGAACACAGCGCCGCCATTATGCTCGCCATGAAGAACAAGATCGGAGCCGCCGTGGAGATCGCCGTAGGAAGCAGTCTGCAGATTGCCCTATTCGTGGCTCCGGTGCTGATCTTCGCCAGTTACTTCATGGGCAACACCATGTCGATTGTCTTCACCACAATTGAGATCGTAGCGATTGCCGTATCGGTGTTCATCGCCAAATCGATTATCCAGGATGGTTCTACCAACTGGTACGAAGGCCTCCTGCTGCTGGCGGTCTACTTGATTCTCGGTGTATCGTTTTATCTGGTCTGA
- a CDS encoding Asp23/Gls24 family envelope stress response protein has product MAEQLQLELGNIRISNDVVSKIAGLAALETPGIAAMSGGLSEGWAKRLSGKNVQKGVTVEVGQLEAAVDLRIIVLYETPIHEVCRMLQQNVREAVESMTGLHIVEVNVKVEGVAFKNDEIS; this is encoded by the coding sequence ATGGCAGAACAGCTTCAACTTGAATTGGGAAATATACGGATATCGAATGACGTTGTCTCAAAAATTGCCGGCCTGGCTGCGCTTGAGACTCCCGGAATTGCAGCCATGTCGGGCGGTTTGTCAGAGGGCTGGGCGAAGCGCCTGAGCGGCAAGAACGTGCAAAAGGGAGTAACTGTCGAAGTTGGCCAATTGGAAGCTGCAGTAGATCTGCGCATCATCGTACTGTACGAAACGCCGATTCATGAAGTGTGCCGCATGCTTCAGCAGAATGTCCGCGAGGCTGTGGAGAGTATGACCGGGCTTCACATCGTAGAGGTTAACGTTAAGGTCGAAGGCGTAGCCTTCAAGAACGACGAGATTTCTTAA
- the ftsW gene encoding putative lipid II flippase FtsW: protein MSTAKGKTAAKARPPKRGTPDFQLLILTLLFVGFGLLMVFSSSSSLTLASEKYSNNAFFFVKKQLIWAVLGSFIMFVVMNIHYSKFKKWYAPIFVITLILLLFVATTEGINGAKSWMSIGTLGIQPTELAKLSIILYLAALITKKGERLRDLRTGYIPVMIIVGIVAGLIMLQPDFGSCMILVATSGLIIYAGGASMKHIMGSIGLLILGVALVWGAKTAIDSLSPHTEKAEIRQDYRQGRIEAFLDPEKDASGNGYHIMQSLIAIGEGGTQGSGFGQSIQKLHYLPYPYTDFIFSVIGEELGFVGTALFLLLYLYFIWRGILISLRCTDPFGTLVGIGIMGLIAIQAFINIGGVTNTIPMTGVTLPFISYGGSSLLVTMLCMGIMLSISRETNRPAKEEVVKSVTTVRQVRNNRSVGTRAR, encoded by the coding sequence TTGAGTACCGCGAAGGGAAAAACGGCCGCCAAAGCCCGCCCGCCCAAAAGAGGAACGCCCGATTTCCAGTTACTTATTCTCACCCTGCTGTTCGTGGGCTTCGGCCTGCTTATGGTGTTCAGCTCCAGCTCCAGCTTAACCCTTGCCAGCGAGAAATACAGCAATAATGCCTTTTTCTTCGTAAAAAAACAACTGATCTGGGCTGTGCTGGGCAGCTTCATCATGTTCGTGGTAATGAATATCCACTACAGCAAATTCAAGAAATGGTATGCCCCGATCTTCGTGATTACACTCATCCTGCTGCTGTTCGTAGCAACCACCGAGGGGATTAACGGCGCCAAGAGCTGGATGAGCATCGGAACCCTTGGGATTCAGCCTACCGAGCTGGCCAAGCTCTCCATCATCCTGTATCTGGCTGCCCTGATCACCAAAAAAGGCGAGCGCCTGCGCGATTTGCGGACAGGGTATATCCCGGTCATGATTATCGTCGGCATCGTAGCCGGACTGATTATGCTCCAGCCGGACTTCGGCTCCTGTATGATTCTTGTCGCAACCAGCGGACTGATCATCTATGCCGGCGGCGCCAGTATGAAACACATTATGGGCTCGATTGGCCTACTGATTCTGGGCGTGGCTCTCGTCTGGGGAGCCAAGACCGCCATTGACTCCCTGTCGCCGCACACCGAGAAGGCTGAGATTAGGCAGGATTACCGTCAGGGCCGTATTGAAGCCTTCCTTGATCCGGAGAAAGATGCCTCGGGCAACGGCTATCATATCATGCAATCCCTGATCGCCATTGGCGAAGGAGGCACACAAGGCTCCGGGTTCGGCCAGAGCATCCAGAAGCTGCATTATCTGCCTTATCCGTATACCGACTTTATCTTCTCCGTAATCGGCGAGGAGCTGGGTTTTGTGGGGACCGCCCTGTTTCTCCTGCTCTATCTCTATTTTATCTGGAGAGGCATTCTGATTTCACTGCGGTGTACCGATCCCTTCGGCACCCTGGTCGGTATCGGAATCATGGGGCTCATCGCCATTCAGGCCTTCATCAACATCGGCGGTGTCACTAATACGATCCCGATGACCGGGGTCACCTTGCCCTTCATCAGCTACGGCGGCTCCTCCCTGCTCGTCACCATGCTCTGCATGGGGATCATGCTCAGCATCTCACGGGAGACCAATCGTCCTGCCAAGGAAGAAGTCGTGAAGTCTGTGACTACAGTCAGACAGGTGCGCAACAACAGAAGTGTCGGCACCCGTGCACGCTAA
- a CDS encoding YugN family protein, whose product MIFENTGLEGLKSDLLYLDESATKAGFIRWQWEYYRATYDCKIEDHKDGGEYFLRINTRAVEGKLEKSDAVLAIEAVYLGKTTFPHGLEYESPVPQPVLDTARKHIDELKALLGA is encoded by the coding sequence ATGATATTTGAGAACACTGGCCTCGAAGGATTGAAGAGCGACCTTCTTTATCTCGACGAGAGTGCAACCAAGGCAGGATTCATCAGATGGCAATGGGAATACTACCGCGCGACTTATGACTGCAAGATAGAAGACCACAAGGATGGCGGCGAATACTTCCTGCGCATTAATACCCGTGCTGTGGAAGGGAAGCTGGAGAAGTCAGATGCGGTGCTGGCGATTGAAGCCGTCTATCTGGGCAAAACAACGTTTCCCCATGGACTGGAATATGAATCTCCAGTGCCTCAGCCGGTGCTAGATACCGCCCGGAAGCATATTGATGAATTGAAAGCGCTGCTGGGAGCTTGA